CGACAGTGCAATTTCGGACAATTCACCCTTCCGAACAATGCAAACGGCGACGTGTCGAAAATCGAGTCCATTTCACACCCATGTCGCAGTGCCGAGGACGATGATGGCGAACGACCACCATGGACGCTGGTTCACCTCGAAAGCTGGGTCACGCGATGACGCAATCAACCGATCGGTACACCGCCAAAGTTATCGGAGTCACCATTGCCGCTGCCGTCGGCGGCTTCCTGTTCGGATTCGACTCGTCCGTGGTCAACGGCGCGGTCGATTCCATCCAGGAAAACTTCGCACTGTCGTCGTTCGTCACCGGCTTCGCGGTAGCGATCGCGCTTCTCGGCTGTGCGGTCGGTGCCTGGTTCGCCGGCCGGCTCGCCGACAGCTGGGGCCGCAAGAAGGTGATGTTGCTCGGTTCCGCACTGTTCACCATCTCGTCCGTGGGCTCCGGGTTCGCCTTCAGCGTCCCGGATCTGATGCTGTGGCGAGTGCTCGGCGGACTGGGCATCGGCATCGCGTCGGTGATCGCACCCGCCTACATCTCGGAAATCGCACCGGCTCGCTACCGCGGTGGATTGGCATCGCTGCAACAGCTGGCGATCACGATCGGCATTTTCGCCGCGCTCCTCTCGGACGCGGTGCTGCAGAATGCGGCAGGCGGGCCGTCGAACGATCTGTGGTTCGGTCTCGAAGCCTGGCGATGGATGTTCCTCGTCGGCGTGGCACCCGCTCTCGTCTACGGCTTTCTCGCCACACTGATTCCTGAGTCACCGAGATACCTCGTCGGCAAACACCTCGACGAGGAGGCGGCTCGCATTCTCGGTGAGATCTCCGGAGAAGTGAACCCGAACGAGCGAGTCAAGGAAATCCGTCTAACCTTGCGCCGAGAGTCCACGTCCTCGTTCGGCGACATTCGTGGCCCGAAATTCGGTTTGCAACCCATCGTCTGGGTCGGCATCACGATGGCGATCCTGCAACAGTTCGTCGGAATCAATGCCATCTTCTATTATTCGACGACACTGTGGAAGTCCGTCGGGTTCAGCGAGAACCAGTCGTTCGTCACGTCGGTCATCACCTCCGTCATCAACGTCTCGATGACATTCGTCGCCATCTTGTTCGTCGATCGATTCGGACGTCGAAATCTGCTCATGATCGGCTCGATCGGAATGTTCGTCGGCCTGGTACTCGCGGCCGTCTCGTTCACTCAGGCAGTGGGCAGCGGCGACCAACTGGAGTTGCCGTCGCCCTGGGGTCCCGTCGCGCTGGTGGG
The nucleotide sequence above comes from Rhodococcoides fascians A25f. Encoded proteins:
- a CDS encoding sugar porter family MFS transporter, translating into MTQSTDRYTAKVIGVTIAAAVGGFLFGFDSSVVNGAVDSIQENFALSSFVTGFAVAIALLGCAVGAWFAGRLADSWGRKKVMLLGSALFTISSVGSGFAFSVPDLMLWRVLGGLGIGIASVIAPAYISEIAPARYRGGLASLQQLAITIGIFAALLSDAVLQNAAGGPSNDLWFGLEAWRWMFLVGVAPALVYGFLATLIPESPRYLVGKHLDEEAARILGEISGEVNPNERVKEIRLTLRRESTSSFGDIRGPKFGLQPIVWVGITMAILQQFVGINAIFYYSTTLWKSVGFSENQSFVTSVITSVINVSMTFVAILFVDRFGRRNLLMIGSIGMFVGLVLAAVSFTQAVGSGDQLELPSPWGPVALVGANLFVVFFAATWGPIMWVMLGEMFPNRMRAVALGISTAANWVANFAITLAFPPLSDTIGLGFIYSFFAFFAILSFFFVKYKIRETKGMELEDMVI